AGGAAGACTCCCCTGTTATTCTCCTTGACAATGTATAGTGGACTTGAAATTTGGCGCATTGAAAACTTTCGTCCTGTTCCTGTGCCAAAGTCTTCCCATGGCAAATTTTTTATGGGAGACTCCTATGTGATCTTGAAGGTAACTGATTTCATGGTGATCCAAATTCTGTTCTCatgtatttatattatttttccagCAGAATGTTAAGATGAATAAGTGGGAATACACGTAAGATAGGATTCTAAATGAGAAATCTGCTTAAAGATAGGAGTAGCTCCTATTGATAAAAAGTTGAGGAGAGTTGcttgagatggtttggtcatgttcaaagaaaagtgagtaatgaaacaataagaaaaagtaAGTTGATCTAAGTTGAGGGAACGAAAAAAGGTAGAGGAAGGCTAAGTATAACATTggtagaagtaataaaaaaggaCACGTCAATTAGGGAAGTAACAGAGAGCATGACTtcagatagaatagaatggaggaAATGAATTCATATGGAACCATACTAATTTGTCGAGGATCCATAGGCGGCCCCAAagtttgggactaaggctttattgttgttgttgttctagCAGAATGTGGCTTATAATATTTCTCAGTTAGCTATTGTTGGTTATTATGATGGCTAGACTCTCTTCCTTCATAATAGTGGCACACACAACTCTATTTTTGAACAACATTACTTGCGTCTGGCTAGAAGGAATTATGCAACATGAGCATATTATGGAATACGAGTTTGATTCAATCATCTTTACTGTTTTGGATGAAGTTCATTGTAGATTGTGTATGTGCTAGATCCTCAAATAAGACTCAATATCAATGCTTTCTATAATGGTTTAGAATTAATGTTCTCTTGCATATCTTTATAGAGCTAGTCAAATTAAAACATTTTGACTTTATATGATGCTTCTATTGCTTTAGATAATACTTATCATTTATGGAATGCATATTGGCTAGCTTTAACATATAAAATCatatcttttttaaataataatgtGTACCTTTAGTGACATGGGTACTCATATTTCTAGATTTTTTGATCTGGTAATTCTAATTTCAATCATGTGCCTGTCCCTTGTGTCTGCACAAAATCCAGGCAACATGGATATTGTGCTTTTGCAAGTCCTAGCATCAATACAGAATTCTAAACCTCCATTTTCCGTTTACTGTGACTGATGTGGCTTTCTTTAATCATATATGTAGCATCATACCTAGTGTTTGAATTGCTGCATACTAATTTAAACTTTGACTTTGGGTTTTCTTCGTTGTTTTTATGGTGTATGTCCTATGTAATTGAAACAGTTTTGTTGATAGGTGTTTTTAGTTGTCTGAGTTGTGAACTTAGTAGCTGTCTAAGAATCTCATTATGTagtaatctttttctttcttacttgTTGCCTGCAGACAACCACCTTAAAAAGTGGTGCCTTACATCATGATATCAATAAGTCCATATGCTAATTTAGTTGTTAACTTACACAACATAATTTTTTCCATGCAGACGACTGCTTTAAAAAGCGGTGCCTTGCGTCATGATATCCATTACTGGCTTGGTAAAGATACATCTCAGGTAAGCTATTGTCACATAGTTCTAGTTCGTGTCCAATTTTCAATTCCTAggatatgaatttttatttggtgACCACAACATTGTCAAATCAGGATGAAGCTGGTACGGCAGCCATCAAGACAGTTGAACTTGATGCAGCTCTTGGAGGACGTGCTGTTCAATATCGTGAAATACAGGGCCATGAAACTGAAAAGTTTCTATCCTATTTTAAACCGTGTATTATACCTCAAGAAGGTGGAGTTTCTTCAGGATTCAAGCACGCTGAGGCTGAAGAACACAAGACTCAGTTATATGTTTGCAAAGGAAAACATGTTGTTCATGTAAAGGAGGTTAGGCCATGGAGAACTTCTGTGTTGATGAGGGATTAGTCTTAGTGTGCTAGTGTGTGTGCACAATATAATATAAAGTATCTTTTTTCCGTTTTGAGTTGTTTTTGTTGGTGACAGGTTCCCTTTGCTCGATCTTCCCTTAATCATGATGACATTTTTATTCTGGATACCAAgtctaaaatttttcaatttaatggTTCCAACTCATCTATTCAAGAGAGGGCTAAAGCATTGGAGGTTGTCCAGTACATCAAAGATACTTATCATGATGGCAAATGTGAAGTAGCTGCTGTTGGTAAGTGGACCAATATACTGAGGAGTTCAGAGATGATTGTTAACTGCTATCATTTTTTTGATTCTATGTACTTGACTTTCCATGCAGAGGATGGAAAGTTGATGGCTGATGCTGAAGCTGGTGAATTTTGGGGTTTCTTTGGTGGCTTTGCTCCACTTCCTAGGAAAACAGCTAGCGATGAGGATAAGGCTGTTGATTCTCATCCTACTAAGCTACTCCGGTATTTGTGATATCATTCCTAGGATCTTTGCTAAAAATGCATCCCATTATTTCTATATCAATCACCATGATATTATTTTAGAAATCCATACATGcatgtgtgttttatttttatttctctctctctccctgccccccccccccccccatcttttttgataggtaaatacACAACACACGCTCACACACAGAATTGAACCTGTAACTTAACCAGAACCTCTTACTTACAGGGGAGGAGATGGAATATGGTCTAAGGACAATTTGCATATGCatgtgaacttttttttttttttttttttctactttcaaATTTTCCAAGGCTTTTCCTATTTAAATTTAGGATAAAAGATAACCAGTCcaaatttatcaataaaaaaattctcaaagaTGCAAATTCATTTATGATCGTTACTGCTTCATATAGTAAGATGAAGcttcatttattatatataggaCCCAATCATGTTGTAGTTCTGACAGATACATATTTTCCTTTTAAGCGTTGAGAAGGGGAAAGCAGGACCTGTCGATGCTGATTCTTTGACAAGGGACTTGCTAGACACAAATATGTGCTATGTACTAGATTGTGGTATAGAAGTATTTGTATGGATGGGGAGAAATACCTCTCTTGATGATAGAAAGAGTGCAAGCGGAGCTGCAGAAGTAATGCTCAATGCTTGTTCTTATCCAATATGATTTTGGCACTTCTATGTAAAATTTCAATGACATTTGTATTATTATTGATCTCACCAAACAGGAGTTAGTCCGTGGCCCTGATAGACCTGAAGCACACATTATTCGTGTAATTGAGGGCTTCGAGACAGTGATGTTCCGCTCCAAGTTTGATTCATGGCCTGAGACAAATAATATAGCTGTGTCAGAGGATGGTAGAGGCAAAGTTGCAGGTCAGTGATTAAAATGTTTTCTCCATGATTTTGTCATTGCCatactttatagtttatacttCCCTATGACCATCACCGTTATCATGACATAAGCCATAGCTGCACCTCACCATATAAATTCTTGTTTCTGTTCTCTCTCAATGATTTTGTAGCATTGCTAAAGCGCCAAGGGGTTAACGTGAAGGGTCTGTTGAAAGCTGATTCTGTTAAAGAAGAACCTCAGCCATATATTGACTGCACTGGAAATCTACAGGTGCTGTATCAATATGTTTAtttatatctctttttttttataagcaataTGTTTATCTATATCTATAATAGTCAACCAGTTAAGTCAGGAACTTGAAAATGGaggcatatttttttttttgtcccccCTTCTTTTAATAGCCAAGTAAACCTACTATTTCTTTTTGCAAAACTGCTTGTCAGCAAGAGTTTTGGTAGCCCTACTGCTTACCTTGAAACTCCAAAGCTGCTTGCAGAAtctccatgtttacctaaatggGAAGCAGAAGCCAAAAAAGGCATGGGAAAGCAGGAAATATGGTCCAAAACATACAAGGCATATCTGAAACAGGAACTTGAGATTTTaggaaatataagaaaaatagttGGAatcatttgtaaaatttttgggcAACTAATTAGAAACATAAGGGATTGAAAGGGTCTGCAAGAAATATTTCATTACTTATCATAGAAAGGGCTCTGGAAACAACTAAGAAGCATGAGACAATTAATTGATTCTTTTTGGTTCATGAGTGTTTCCTAGAATTTGGGGAATGCACAATACGAGATGTCCATTACCTACTTCCTACTCCTTCCCATGGGgaaattttgtaaatatgtttATAGACCATTGGTTAATTTTTACCTTGCTTTATAATTGTGTTGCTAATGGTAGTTAATCCTATTTGCACAGGTCTGGCATGTGAATGGCCAGGAAAAGACTCTCCATCCAGCTTCTGATCAGTCGAAATTTTACAGTGGAGATTGCTATATCTTTCAGTATTCGTATCCTGGAGAAGATAAAGAGGAATACCTTATAGGAACATGGTTTGGAAAGCTGAGTGTTGAggtgaaatttttaaaaatattctgtaattaattattttttttaaattgattatttCAACACTATATTGAGCATATCATAGAGCATTTTAAACGCTGCAAACATTTCCATAAGAAAGGCCTAGGGAAGTTATAGGGCTGATGATTTTAAGAGTGGGAAACAATTAAGCTTTAGTTTTTCAATTGCAAGAGTATACAGGAGCTGTAGATCCCAATGTACTCAGGTTggcttttttgtttattaataaaatttttcgttatctaaaaaaaaaaaaaaaaaaaaaagtgtacagAAGCTGTAAGATCTTGTTTAATGGCCTAGTGTTTTAGTTGTACCTTGTTCTTTTCCTGCATATGTTTTGTCTGTTTTATCATTATACAAATAGTGCAGTTGTGTTTTGATTGATgaagttcattttttatttattatttgtttttataatacTGTTAATAAAATCCAGCAGCATTCATTGACACTAACGTTTTGTTAGCTTTTTATGCCTTaaacttcccccccccccccccccacaaacaATCCCCCCACATTTTATAATGGTGATGTTGAAAGATTGAATGGCCATCATTCCTCTCTTTATTTGAATACAATAACAAAGTAAGATTcaattgtaaataaaataaaaagaaaaaagatataaaacaaAACCCTCTTAATTTAAACATGAATTTATAGCATAGGGTATATGTGTACTGATTAACTCCTGATAGCATTCTTTTGGAGGCTGCTTTGCTTTCTTTCTGGACTCTGAAGACCAGAAgttgttattttctattttggtctatAGCTAATTTGGTTGTAATGGTTCTCTTTTTGAATAATCACACCTACAGGAACATATAAATATGTATCTCTGCTATAAATATACCGCAATGTtgctattataaatttatttgttgtttaCTTTTAGTGCATTTGCTACTGAAAATAGGATGAAAGGGCTTCAGCAATGTCACTGGCAAGCAAGATGGTTGAGTCATTGAAGTTTCTGCCCACCCAGGTAGTTTTTCTTCGCATGAGATATTTGAATCTGCtgttttattgataaaattatgTCCTTATTCCTTTCAAATGACTCACACTGATGGTATTTGATATTTATGCTAGGCTCGCATCTATGAGGGAAAAGAACCAATTCAGTTTTATTCAATCTTCCAGAGCTTTATTGTTTTCAAGGTTTGTAGAATCCTAATATACCATGAAAGAAATTCAAGGTAAGAAACTcatatttcttcaaattttcagGGCGGTCTTAGCGATGGATACAAAAATTACATCGCAGAGAAAGAAATTCCAGATGAGACGTATAAAGAGGATGGAGTTGCATTATTTCGAGTCCAGGGCACTGGACCTGATAATATGCAAGCAATACAAGTTGAAGcagtacgttttttttttttccccttctttgtaCTACTAGACTTTATAGATTTGTGGGTTTTCTCCCCTTCTTGGTGGGCATACACTTGTTtagtatattaaaataatttacatcTTTTTCACTTCCTTTTTGTTGAATCAGGCTGCATCGTCTTTGAATTCTTCGTACTGTTACATTTTACATAGTGACTCCACCGTCTTTACATGGTCTGGAAACCTCACATCTGCAAATGACCAGGAGCTGGTTGAGAGGCAGCTCGATCTGATAAAGGTCTGTTTTTTGTATCTCTTCtcctaaataataataataataatttttttttttaaatgattcaACGTGCAGATTCTTTGCGTGTTATATTTTCAGCCACATATTCATAATGAACAGAGATATTATCAAGAATTTCTCtatagatttttattattttttcattggtAATACATTTCTATTCTATTAatacatatttaattatatattgaattttgtCAACCAAGTCATTGGTGAATTACTTTAGAGCCAATTTGACTGATCAGTTTATCTGGgcataaattttaattaaaggaAGCTTATTAcaattcttttactttttttttgttgcacatCAGGAGGTCCTTGCTGAATATTCATGTTCTCTTTGTATGGTCAGTTCTTCTTGTCTATCTATTTCTCATATGTTGTTAATCGTCTGCAGCCAAATATACAATCCAAAACACAAAAGGAGGGTGCCGAATCTGAACAGTTTTGGGGTTTGTTAGGAGGAAAATCCGAATACCCCAGCCAAAAGATTGTCAAGGAAGCTGAAAGTGATCCTCACCTATTTTCTTGCCATTTCTCAAAAGGTATGGATAATTTAAGTGTTTGTTGgtaaaatttgtttctttcactttgttttaaatagataaaaattgactctttttttttttttcttttttttctttccatggTTTTGATTACTATCAAAATGGACACCAATCTGCAGGAAATTTGAAGGTGTGTATATCTTTTAGTTGATCATTTCTAATACAATTATCAGTGTATGCGATCCTGAAAGTTAATATCATTTATGCTTGTGATGAAAAATGCGTTCATGTTCTAGAAGTACTTTCTTTTGCTTATGTTCTCCGTGTGTTTCTATGGTTTGTCTAGTTTAGTTCCTGATGGTTTGATACTTTGCCTTATATTCAGTTATATTTATCATATGAGAATATCTATGAAACTTTAATAATGAGATGATTTATTATTCACCATTCATGGGGAAAGTCATGCTATAAGGGTCCTACAGCGTTTTTATATGAAAGTCATACCATattaattctattttatttttgcaccATGAGTTTATTTTGATGTCATTCTTTCAGGTGACAGAGATATACAACTTCACCCAGGACGATTTGATGACTGAAGATATATTCATCCTGGACTGTCAGTCAGAGATCTTTGTCTGGGTTGGTCAACAGGTTGATTCCAAAAATAGAGTGCATGCTTTAACCATTGGGGAGGTAAGAAGAATTAGGATTTGGCTGGAAGAAATACATTTACTTTGCTTAATCAGCATGTACCTATAGTAATCAAAAAATCTTATATCATTGGCTTGATAAGAATCTCATGGAAGCTAATTACCACTATATTTAAGCTCGCTCAATTTTCTTCTCCAACCTCCTCCTCCCccacctttttcttttggatcTGCTAGGGGCCTATTGGACCTAGAGGCTACACAAAGGAAGGTGGTCATCTCATTTCTTTTAAGCCTTCCTTTTCCTGGTTTAGGCAGGATGTGATCTCAAGGATGGCGAGAGACTTTACTAGCAGATACCCACCTTCTCATTGAAGTCTTTGATTTCAGTTAAATATTGAATTGCAAGTTTAGAATCAATAATCTCTCAAGATTTCTAATTCCTGGATACTTCCATTGCTTTTCTTAATGTTGGTTTTTCACTTTCAACAGAAATTTCTTGAGCGTGATTTTCTTCTAGAAAAGTTATCCCATGAAGCTCCAGTATATATTGTCATGGAAGGGAGTGAGCCACCTTTCTTCACACGCTTCTTCACATGGGACTCTGGAAAATTTTCTGTAAGTGacttctataatttttttttaataatcaacaTGACTTCAAATCTTTTGTAAGAATCTTTTCATTTGGGTACAGATGATCGGGAACTCATTTCAAAGGAAACTTACCTTAGTGAAAAATGGGGGTGCTCCAACTGTTGATGTAAGACCTCCTTAATCTTTTCCATTTGCTTAAAGATTTCATTGATCTTAACTGCTTTCTTAGGATTTCATTTACTTTTGCACCAGAAATTCTGTGTCATCCTATGTTGATTTCATCTGTCATATCGATTCAAATCTTTTTGTATATCTTCAATAATTGTTGCATACTAATATATGTGACAGAAGGAACTGTCATTTATTATCACATTATCCATTCACCATTTTATGATGTAAAAGTAAAATACGCATACTTTGCCTTTGGAAATATTGTACATTAGGTACTTTGATTTTATTATGTTGCtgcacttcaattttttttccttctggaTTTCACTTTCTATTAActtttttgaattattaaaaaaattaagatcttTCTTAAAGTATCATAATCAATCTTTCTATCAAGTCATCAAATAGTCAGGTCTAAAAAGTCAACATATAAAGTCATCAAAGCTTACACATAACTTGATTCTCGATGAAAGTTAAAATGCTAACACTTGGCTTGTTTTAACAAATAGATATGACATCTTAACATACGAATCAATTTACTAATACTTTCAGTTCCATCTTCATATTTAGATGGAACACCTTGATATGACTTGTCTgggaaaaacaaaatagattGATGAGATATGTTAACAGACTAACCAATTAACTACTATGTTCTGACTCATACTTTTTCTGGATTCTTGTTGCCACTATTCTGTTTACATATAATTTGTTTATGCATTACTAGAAACCCAAACGGAGAACACCTGTATCTTATGGAGGAAGATCCAGTGTTCCAGACAAAAATCAGCGTTCTAGAAGCATGTCTTTCAGCCCTGACCGAGTTCGTGTAAGGGGTAGGTCTCCAGCTTTCAATGCACTAGCGGCTACTTTTGAGAACCCTAATACCAGAAATCTTTCAACTCCACCTCCGGTCGTCAGAAAACTCTACCCAAGATCTGTGACCCCAGATTCAGCAAAACTGGCATCCAAGTCTGCAGCTATAGCAGCACTAACTGCCACTTTTGAACAGCCACCACCAGCAAGAGAAGTTATTATGCCTCGATCTGTCAAGGGTATGCATTTTTGAGTTTCTTGaaagcaaattttattattattgcacCTCAATCTACAAAGTTGCTTATATTTGATGTGTTTTATTGTCATCGGTGAAGTGAGCCCGGAGGCCATCAAGCCAAAGCCAAAACCAGAGACGAATGATAATAAGGAGAATTCTATGAGCAGCAGAATAGAATCCCTTACTATACAGGAAGATGTGAAAGAGGGTGAAGCTGAAGATGATGAAGGTCTCCCAATATACCCATATGAACGCCTAAAAATTTCGTCAACAGATCCTGCTGCAGAGATTGATGTGACCAAGCGAGAGGTAAGAATATTGAGGAAGcaatataacaatatattatcatttttacaTTCTATCATTCTCATTTCAATTCTGACATTCGTTTAATGCACTGCATGCAGACATATCTGTCATCAGAGGAATTCAGGGAGAAATTCGGGATGGGAAAGGATGCGTTTTACAAATTGCCCAAATGGAAACAGAACAAGCTCAAAATGGCCCTGCAATTATTCTGAGTCTCCTTTATTCCCAGCCTTTTCAGCAACTCCCTGCAGTTTAAATTGCAGGTGGAAGAAAGCTTGCTCGCAAATCTGTACATACTCTTTCCTCACGAAAGTTTCACTTTAATTATCGTTAGTAAAACTCATTCAGCATTCTAACTGCTGTACTTTTATTTGCAGTGGGGGAACTCATTCTCAGGAGTACAAGGGACAGCATCAGTGCATTTTTAGCTGCTTCTGCTCCCAAGAAGCTTGTTTTCTTGATAAATGGACACAACCAGAGATTTTTTCTCCTACCTTctcccaccccccccccccccttttttctgGTGGTTTGAATGTCTAGCCTTGTTTCTTTGTTGAGTTAGCTGCTTGGTATTCTTTTTGGTCACAGGTTTGTTGTGAGCTTGCATTTTTGttcatcttcattttctttttttgaaaaaaattcaaattgattTTCAGTAGAGCGATAGGGTCTTGCGAATGCAGAGTCTACTTAGGTTGTATTGATAACTGAGGATGGAAGTGTGTACAGCAGAGCATAAGAACCAGttcagtttatttatttgtttttgacaATAAAggtgtgatttttttatttttggaaaagtggAAAACAAAAAGATGGGTTTTTAATCAATTCCTGATACAAGATCCCgggcttaaattttttttttttgttattaattttactgTGTTTCATGAATTGTAGCCCACTTCATTTTGTGTATCATTTTTCCATAGAAAGAAACGAGGTTAAAACTTTCAATTCTATGATTAGCTACTTTGTGCTAAcagatttatttattaaaaagaagaagtgggGGTCTCATTTTccttaaatattatattttttattcattattaaaaaagtgGTATCTCAGCTCTGCTAGACTAATCTAATTCATACCCAAGAAATAGCCCAAAAATCTCATTAGT
This portion of the Castanea sativa cultivar Marrone di Chiusa Pesio chromosome 7, ASM4071231v1 genome encodes:
- the LOC142643395 gene encoding villin-4-like; translation: MSVSMRDLDEIFQGAGQKAGLEIWRIENFRPVPVPKSSHGKFFMGDSYVILKTTALKSGALRHDIHYWLGKDTSQDEAGTAAIKTVELDAALGGRAVQYREIQGHETEKFLSYFKPCIIPQEGGVSSGFKHAEAEEHKTQLYVCKGKHVVHVKEVPFARSSLNHDDIFILDTKSKIFQFNGSNSSIQERAKALEVVQYIKDTYHDGKCEVAAVEDGKLMADAEAGEFWGFFGGFAPLPRKTASDEDKAVDSHPTKLLRVEKGKAGPVDADSLTRDLLDTNMCYVLDCGIEVFVWMGRNTSLDDRKSASGAAEELVRGPDRPEAHIIRVIEGFETVMFRSKFDSWPETNNIAVSEDGRGKVAALLKRQGVNVKGLLKADSVKEEPQPYIDCTGNLQVWHVNGQEKTLHPASDQSKFYSGDCYIFQYSYPGEDKEEYLIGTWFGKLSVEDERASAMSLASKMVESLKFLPTQARIYEGKEPIQFYSIFQSFIVFKGGLSDGYKNYIAEKEIPDETYKEDGVALFRVQGTGPDNMQAIQVEAAASSLNSSYCYILHSDSTVFTWSGNLTSANDQELVERQLDLIKPNIQSKTQKEGAESEQFWGLLGGKSEYPSQKIVKEAESDPHLFSCHFSKGNLKVTEIYNFTQDDLMTEDIFILDCQSEIFVWVGQQVDSKNRVHALTIGEKFLERDFLLEKLSHEAPVYIVMEGSEPPFFTRFFTWDSGKFSMIGNSFQRKLTLVKNGGAPTVDKPKRRTPVSYGGRSSVPDKNQRSRSMSFSPDRVRVRGRSPAFNALAATFENPNTRNLSTPPPVVRKLYPRSVTPDSAKLASKSAAIAALTATFEQPPPAREVIMPRSVKVSPEAIKPKPKPETNDNKENSMSSRIESLTIQEDVKEGEAEDDEGLPIYPYERLKISSTDPAAEIDVTKRETYLSSEEFREKFGMGKDAFYKLPKWKQNKLKMALQLF